A genomic window from Algoriphagus sp. Y33 includes:
- a CDS encoding RNA polymerase sigma factor, translating to MFSRVNFSTESGLIQGCLKGDRMAQRHLYDQYSGKFLAICIRYLKDREHAEDVMIEGFMKIFEKLPQFQSKGSFEGWMKRIIVTQALMTLRSHRHLMMEINMEDGSEYKDHNYELNHMETEDLIRMVESLPVGYRTVFNLYAIEGFSHQEIGDLLGISESTSKSQLNRARNTLKEKIAGQTPNERRING from the coding sequence ATGTTCAGCAGAGTCAATTTTTCTACCGAGTCAGGATTAATACAAGGATGCCTCAAAGGCGACCGGATGGCACAGCGCCACCTGTATGATCAATATTCGGGAAAGTTCTTGGCCATCTGCATCCGGTACCTCAAAGACCGGGAACATGCCGAAGATGTGATGATTGAAGGCTTTATGAAAATTTTCGAAAAACTGCCCCAATTTCAGTCAAAAGGCAGTTTCGAGGGTTGGATGAAAAGGATTATCGTCACCCAAGCTTTGATGACGCTGAGAAGCCACCGTCATCTTATGATGGAGATCAACATGGAGGATGGTTCGGAATACAAAGACCATAACTATGAGCTCAATCACATGGAAACTGAAGATCTGATTAGAATGGTAGAAAGCCTTCCTGTAGGATATAGGACAGTTTTCAATCTCTACGCAATCGAAGGTTTCTCACATCAGGAGATTGGAGACCTCCTGGGAATCAGCGAAAGCACTTCGAAGTCTCAGCTCAATCGGGCCAGAAACACTTTGAAGGAAAAAATTGCCGGTCAAACACCAAATGAAAGGAGAATCAATGGCTAA
- a CDS encoding MBL fold metallo-hydrolase RNA specificity domain-containing protein has product MDVTVKFLGAAGTVTGSRYLLNIGDFEFLVDCGLFQGRKELRRRNWDKFPILPKDLGAIVLTHAHMDHIGYLPRLVKDGFSGPIYCTAATAELAEILLLDSGKLQEEEAEYARKKGYSKHENPEPLYTMEDAEAVFPLFVPKDFKKSFPIHPSVDVTYYHAGHILGAAITKIVIKGDSQTKKMVFSGDLGRYHDPLLFPPTLIPEADVVWIESTYGDRISTAIKPEDELAKAINDVFDRDGLAILPAFAVGRTQLVMYYLYQLMKKGKIPRAPIYLDSPMAINVSKLYREYHRDHKLIAVLDDTDQHPFQHSHLHYLRKQEQSRTLNELKGKAIIISASGMATGGRVLHHLFHHLPREKNGVIFVGYQAEGTRGRRLVDGEPTVRIYGLDVQVKAKIYSVEGLSAHADQNELMEWAEGFSENPKLAFIIHGEEDSASALSQKLKQELGWNTVIPNYLESFMLFEGI; this is encoded by the coding sequence ATGGATGTAACTGTGAAATTTTTAGGAGCAGCCGGAACTGTGACCGGTTCCCGGTATTTACTTAATATAGGGGATTTTGAATTCCTCGTTGATTGTGGGCTTTTTCAAGGAAGAAAAGAACTGCGTCGTAGAAACTGGGACAAATTCCCCATACTTCCTAAAGATCTGGGGGCAATTGTGCTTACACATGCACACATGGATCACATAGGCTATCTACCCAGACTGGTCAAAGACGGTTTTTCAGGACCGATCTATTGCACAGCAGCCACCGCTGAGTTGGCAGAAATCTTACTATTGGATTCCGGGAAACTTCAGGAAGAGGAAGCCGAATACGCAAGGAAAAAGGGGTACTCCAAGCACGAAAATCCGGAACCCCTTTATACGATGGAAGATGCAGAAGCAGTGTTTCCGCTTTTTGTACCAAAGGATTTCAAAAAATCTTTTCCCATTCACCCTTCTGTGGATGTCACCTATTACCACGCAGGCCATATTCTGGGAGCAGCCATTACCAAGATTGTCATTAAAGGAGATTCTCAAACCAAGAAAATGGTGTTTTCGGGTGATTTGGGCAGGTATCACGACCCCTTGCTTTTCCCTCCTACCCTAATCCCTGAAGCCGATGTAGTCTGGATAGAATCCACCTATGGAGACCGAATCTCCACTGCAATAAAGCCGGAAGATGAACTTGCCAAAGCAATAAATGATGTGTTTGACAGGGATGGTCTGGCGATTTTACCGGCATTTGCTGTAGGACGAACCCAGCTGGTGATGTATTACCTGTATCAATTGATGAAAAAGGGGAAAATCCCCAGAGCACCTATTTATCTGGACTCGCCGATGGCCATCAATGTATCCAAGCTGTACAGGGAATATCATCGGGATCACAAATTAATCGCCGTGTTGGACGATACTGATCAGCATCCATTCCAGCATTCGCATCTCCATTATCTGAGAAAACAAGAACAATCCCGCACGCTCAATGAGCTGAAAGGTAAAGCTATCATAATCTCCGCTAGCGGAATGGCTACAGGCGGACGGGTGCTGCATCATCTATTCCATCACTTGCCGAGAGAAAAAAACGGGGTGATTTTCGTCGGTTATCAAGCTGAAGGCACACGGGGGAGACGTCTCGTAGATGGAGAGCCTACAGTACGGATTTACGGTCTGGACGTGCAGGTCAAAGCAAAAATCTACAGTGTAGAGGGTTTATCAGCCCATGCGGACCAAAACGAACTGATGGAATGGGCAGAAGGCTTCAGCGAAAATCCCAAACTGGCATTTATTATTCATGGGGAAGAGGACAGCGCCAGCGCACTTTCACAAAAACTTAAGCAGGAATTAGGCTGGAATACTGTCATTCCAAATTATTTGGAATCATTTATGCTGTTTGAGGGAATTTGA
- a CDS encoding PorV/PorQ family protein produces MKYSIRVHFFFCVIVLSIWTGHAKLLAQDLAPKYSNEFLSIGVGARALGMGGAQVSAVRDVTAAYWNPAALIGIQHTYEFSLMHSEYFAGVAQYDYLGFSSPVKDQSQVAVSLIRFGVDDIPDTRFLYDANGALNYNNIQFFNAADYAMLLSYARALSDKFKVGMNAKVIHRNVGKFAQAWGFGLDVGGIYIKDRLTLGLMVRDITTTFNAWSHDAELVREIYAQTDNEIPVNSLELTLPRAISSVTYRWPLGKQFSLLTSMDLDMTFDGQRNTVISTSLLSVDPRFGVEAGFQNMAFLRAGIGNFQYIKDFQGSESLNVQPSMGIGVFLSDRFQIDYALSDIGNVSETPYSHVFSVKVSLEKLDPEFRKFKGWADR; encoded by the coding sequence GTGAAATATAGCATACGGGTTCATTTTTTTTTCTGTGTAATAGTGCTGTCAATATGGACAGGTCATGCTAAGCTGCTTGCCCAGGATTTGGCTCCCAAATATTCCAATGAATTTCTAAGCATAGGGGTGGGGGCAAGGGCTTTGGGAATGGGTGGAGCTCAAGTGTCAGCGGTCCGGGATGTAACGGCTGCTTATTGGAATCCCGCTGCGCTTATTGGAATTCAGCATACCTATGAGTTCAGCCTGATGCATTCGGAGTATTTTGCAGGAGTGGCTCAGTACGATTACTTGGGGTTTTCCTCACCGGTCAAAGACCAAAGTCAGGTCGCTGTGTCCCTGATCCGGTTTGGCGTAGATGATATTCCCGATACACGATTTCTTTACGATGCCAATGGTGCATTGAATTACAACAACATCCAGTTTTTCAACGCTGCCGATTATGCCATGCTTCTCAGCTATGCCAGAGCACTGTCGGACAAATTCAAAGTGGGCATGAATGCGAAGGTCATCCACAGGAATGTAGGCAAATTTGCACAGGCTTGGGGCTTTGGATTGGATGTGGGGGGGATTTACATAAAGGACAGGCTGACCCTGGGACTGATGGTGCGTGATATTACCACTACGTTCAATGCCTGGTCACATGATGCGGAGTTGGTCAGGGAGATATATGCCCAGACGGATAATGAAATTCCTGTAAATTCTCTAGAACTGACCTTACCGCGCGCTATATCCAGTGTGACTTATAGATGGCCACTTGGAAAGCAGTTTAGTTTGCTGACTTCAATGGATCTGGATATGACCTTTGACGGGCAAAGAAATACGGTGATAAGTACTTCATTGCTCAGTGTTGATCCGCGTTTTGGAGTGGAAGCGGGATTTCAGAATATGGCATTTCTACGCGCCGGTATCGGAAACTTCCAGTACATTAAGGATTTTCAGGGAAGTGAAAGCCTGAATGTGCAGCCAAGTATGGGGATCGGGGTTTTCTTGAGTGATCGGTTTCAAATTGATTACGCACTTTCGGATATAGGAAATGTATCAGAAACTCCTTACTCGCATGTGTTTAGTGTGAAAGTTAGTTTGGAGAAATTGGATCCTGAGTTTAGGAAATTTAAAGGCTGGGCAGACAGATGA
- a CDS encoding carboxypeptidase regulatory-like domain-containing protein encodes MNKLVKFLFAAAFSLILFQCAPYSPEGQGVVGQVTWLEGNHMPTIVEEGKKNKRKTIGDPVKRIVRVYPLITISDVTVENGLFKSVAAKPITEIETDDYGKYSINLSPGRYSILTVEEGGLFASVFDGDGNIQPATVKEGEWTLLDIVINYKAAF; translated from the coding sequence ATGAACAAACTAGTAAAATTTCTTTTTGCCGCTGCATTTTCACTTATTCTTTTCCAATGTGCGCCTTACTCGCCCGAAGGGCAAGGAGTGGTGGGTCAAGTCACGTGGCTCGAAGGCAACCATATGCCCACGATAGTTGAAGAGGGCAAGAAAAACAAGAGAAAAACTATAGGGGATCCTGTGAAAAGGATTGTTCGGGTATATCCGCTGATCACAATTTCCGACGTGACCGTGGAAAATGGGCTTTTTAAATCTGTCGCAGCTAAGCCGATTACCGAAATAGAAACAGATGACTATGGAAAATATTCTATCAATCTAAGCCCCGGCAGATATTCCATCCTTACTGTGGAAGAAGGAGGACTTTTTGCAAGTGTGTTTGACGGAGATGGAAACATACAACCCGCCACGGTAAAAGAAGGAGAATGGACACTCCTGGATATTGTGATTAATTATAAGGCGGCTTTCTAA
- a CDS encoding PspC domain-containing protein: MKKTISINISGILFHIEEDGYDVLRKYLDAINHHFSSYKDNHEIISDIENRIAEIFLSNLKNNKQVITADNVDKLMEKMGTIADFASVEEEKVDVDQEDDTNASDQDFYKYVTPPDAGRKGYKKLVRLENRKILGGVCAGMARYFSIDPLWTRLIAILLLFSGNLRFNFGFLDIWPFDDFRLNLSFGIFAAIAYIVLWIILPVSYEIEEDKNIKKLYRNPDDKVIGGVASGLAAYFGVEVIYTRLALVLLILAGGSGFLIYLILWIITPVASSITERIRMKGGEITLDNIDSTLKENINPLPKAPESKTRQILLTPFRVIGQVIEAIGSALGPLGRFFLNVIRVIFGLFVFFIGLGLTITPIFSLAVYMGIFTNDDYRILMDNFPVELFSNLVPIWLVIGASFLLIIPGIIIILLGLSVLMQKNLIGARFGFVALGLWLLCVGICAFQIPLIATQFKEENWHKIEHSIPVSKGIMILRLNPIGEESTFNHVNLKLEGTPDSLVTLREDFFSRGKTKAEAMNNAQMIGYNYTVLDSIITFDEGYDISNIDKFRDQKVNLFLQIPYEKPFIMERSLLEILRNTIYRNGYNSSDVSQNTIWTFNQQGLVCLTCKEEVKSRTDENSEGVNFEVEAPDTGDYTREELDSISRAKYNQPDSVAVID; encoded by the coding sequence ATGAAAAAGACGATAAGTATAAATATCAGTGGCATTCTATTCCACATCGAAGAAGACGGTTACGACGTGCTCCGCAAATATCTGGATGCGATCAATCACCACTTTTCTTCTTACAAAGACAATCATGAGATCATATCTGATATTGAAAACCGGATAGCAGAGATCTTTCTGAGCAATCTGAAAAACAATAAGCAGGTAATCACCGCAGACAATGTCGACAAGCTCATGGAGAAAATGGGGACTATTGCCGATTTTGCTTCTGTTGAAGAAGAGAAAGTTGATGTAGATCAGGAGGATGACACGAATGCGTCTGATCAGGATTTCTACAAATATGTAACTCCACCGGATGCCGGGAGAAAAGGGTACAAAAAACTCGTGCGCCTTGAAAACAGAAAAATTCTTGGAGGTGTCTGTGCCGGAATGGCCCGCTACTTCTCTATCGATCCGCTTTGGACCCGATTGATCGCAATCCTACTATTATTCAGCGGCAACTTGCGTTTCAACTTTGGGTTCTTGGATATTTGGCCATTTGATGACTTCAGGCTCAACCTTAGCTTTGGGATTTTTGCTGCTATAGCCTATATCGTACTTTGGATCATTCTGCCTGTTTCTTATGAAATAGAGGAGGACAAAAACATCAAGAAACTCTATAGAAATCCTGATGACAAGGTTATCGGCGGCGTGGCCAGTGGATTGGCTGCCTATTTCGGAGTAGAAGTGATTTATACACGATTGGCTTTGGTCTTATTGATTCTAGCCGGTGGTTCGGGATTCCTTATCTACTTAATACTGTGGATCATCACCCCAGTGGCTAGTTCCATCACAGAGCGTATCCGCATGAAAGGCGGAGAAATCACCCTAGACAATATTGATTCTACCCTAAAGGAAAACATAAATCCTCTTCCCAAGGCTCCCGAATCAAAAACCAGACAAATCCTGCTAACCCCATTTAGGGTAATCGGGCAGGTAATCGAGGCCATCGGAAGTGCGTTGGGCCCATTGGGCAGGTTCTTCCTGAATGTAATCCGGGTGATCTTTGGTTTGTTTGTATTCTTCATCGGACTGGGATTGACCATCACTCCCATATTTAGCCTTGCAGTCTATATGGGCATATTTACCAACGATGACTATAGGATCTTGATGGACAATTTTCCTGTTGAACTCTTCTCCAACCTAGTTCCGATCTGGTTGGTGATAGGAGCCTCTTTCTTGTTGATTATCCCCGGTATCATCATCATTTTATTGGGATTGAGTGTATTAATGCAGAAGAACCTGATAGGAGCCCGATTTGGATTTGTAGCACTGGGACTATGGTTGCTATGCGTTGGGATTTGTGCATTCCAGATCCCACTGATCGCAACACAATTCAAAGAAGAAAATTGGCATAAAATAGAACACTCTATCCCTGTAAGCAAAGGAATAATGATTCTGAGACTGAATCCAATCGGAGAAGAATCTACCTTCAACCATGTAAATCTTAAGTTGGAAGGCACACCTGATAGCTTGGTTACACTACGGGAAGATTTCTTCTCCAGAGGAAAAACCAAAGCAGAAGCAATGAACAATGCCCAAATGATCGGATACAATTACACCGTTTTGGATTCCATCATCACCTTTGACGAGGGGTATGACATCTCCAATATCGACAAATTCCGGGACCAAAAGGTGAATCTTTTCCTTCAGATTCCTTATGAGAAACCCTTTATAATGGAGCGCTCACTTCTTGAAATCTTAAGAAATACAATTTACAGAAATGGCTATAACTCCAGTGATGTTTCCCAAAACACAATTTGGACGTTCAATCAGCAAGGATTGGTATGCCTGACCTGTAAAGAGGAGGTGAAATCCCGTACAGATGAAAATTCTGAAGGAGTAAACTTTGAAGTAGAGGCACCGGATACAGGAGACTACACTAGAGAAGAACTTGACAGTATCAGCAGGGCAAAATACAATCAACCCGATAGTGTTGCTGTGATCGACTAA
- a CDS encoding C25 family cysteine peptidase, with amino-acid sequence MIKRLLFVLLTFFSLTASIQAQQPVWYTYGQTYYKIPTASDGIHRVSAVALSGSGINLNGLDPRDIRLYHRGKEVAIHIEGENDGKFDGEDYIEFFGKRNDGTLDKLLYYDFDAIPNPYFNTTSDTTAFFLTVTTGQSGRRMNLLAAPEAALPLATGYSSERLLALGEQYSLGVGYAFDFRLSKFDQGQGWMSTVITKGNTRQLTMDQLGAVAAGGTAKLEFGLVGRSASAHATRIYAGPTSTTKRLLGTINFSGYEYPQQSLNLAMSDFNPDGSIVLSFESAGSESVDNVSVAFAKITFQNNVRSGDFASELFISPAGIGRIQLSQLSGTYSALEISDWDNPTKVQLTESGEALSFRAAVPNDSSKIWVQNEETVTWVSALEPVRFRNYLAQPASYILVGHHVLEQPTNQFDNPLKAYAQHRASPAGGGFDTLTVKVEDLYNQFAYGEYSPLAIYEFLRAYYPAHKPTHMLFAGRSLAMYSTARAGGVTYFYRNNPSAFGFRDLIPAGGFPFSDNSYTIGLDPFKPLTPALAVGRIPARNAQHLANYLSKAIEKDAVGISDSWQKELIHLSGGVSEFELDRYYNFLNGFKTTAEGLYLGGKVTTYRKRSNSTVEVIDITGDLNEGRSMLTFFGHGAPTVIDIEIGFASDPTLNYQNKGKYPVMLFNGCDYGSAFGNSYTQGEDWVITPDKGAASVMANSAIGVDVYLRRYSDMFYKNAFGDSTLIYRTLGEVKQKAEEDYIENYGITPLSYSHMEQMINYGDPGLRIFPADKADYAIKLDEVSVDSFDELPLSVLSDSLKLSFVLRNIGRVDTDSIAYKVTRKLPDGSAEAFPPIKIPYIARIDSLFFTIPNTGRNAAGENTFTIEINAKMEVGEMTFANNSVSYTKFIPLSGTLNLYPLEYGIVNGTETKLITQIPGKTTEDRTVIIQLDTASSFNSAYRKEVRVTTRGLAEMPLPLTVFPDSTTFYWRSKFQEAKPGESDAWTNSSFSYIPSGAEGWTQRSTYQLDENQLMNLEFRESDRSWKYVDQQANIDVFTVGAGVDSLSFRNTQFYLNQIPQIIDNVNNANSRLCPNGSLGLVAFEQKSLMPYLAIPVPGFDILDSRTCGRVPQMIQSIQNSWITSPGQTMLVDYVNNVKSGDYVVIFSVGNVTFEAWPDVAIEKLKEFGASEATLRALKTGDPYILYGRKGMRPGEAIEIVGDKNMEVPSSQQTLSFDTGLAGYLTSGMILTPRVGPASSWERFFQNVNSRSWINEEERTYFDIIGVKGNGEEELLIGNTFDQQMDLSFISTETYPYLKLRYSMDDPESTAPAQLDKWQVNYIGVPEGVLLLKSAKDQVNLREGEPGLLDLQFKNISKYNFSDSIQVDWKMTNLTSKKVEEFSKKFPALKAGEAFDFTIEFNSIGKAGENRLEIFANPRIQREQTFRNNQVDMGSYFIVEGDNSTALLDVNFDGIYIMDGDIVSPNVQITALLKNEQTLIYKKDTVGLDLYLKQNCEACDLKRVSFSNPNLTWTPASEEEDFKVSLIPGPLEDGIYTLRIANEDSSEPYEITFEVINESQITNFYPYPNPFSTSVRFVFTVTGMEVPDEIKIQIMTVTGKVVREILQNELGPIRIGNNLTEYAWDGKDEFGDQLANGVYIYRVMVRKNGQFMEHRPTAGDKAFKKGYGKMYLLR; translated from the coding sequence ATGATAAAAAGACTACTCTTCGTTTTACTGACATTTTTTAGCCTTACTGCAAGCATTCAAGCACAGCAGCCGGTGTGGTACACCTACGGCCAGACCTATTATAAAATCCCCACAGCATCGGATGGAATTCACCGGGTTTCAGCAGTTGCATTGAGCGGTTCCGGTATCAATCTGAATGGGTTGGATCCTAGAGATATTCGACTTTATCACCGGGGGAAAGAGGTCGCTATCCATATTGAAGGAGAAAATGACGGAAAATTTGATGGAGAAGATTACATCGAATTCTTTGGAAAGAGAAATGATGGGACATTGGATAAATTACTCTATTACGATTTTGACGCGATTCCAAATCCGTACTTTAATACTACTTCCGACACCACGGCTTTTTTCCTAACCGTGACTACGGGTCAGAGCGGAAGGCGAATGAATCTACTGGCTGCACCTGAGGCAGCTTTGCCACTGGCAACCGGATATTCTTCGGAGAGATTACTGGCACTGGGTGAGCAATATTCGCTTGGGGTAGGATATGCCTTTGATTTTAGGCTGTCCAAGTTTGATCAGGGGCAGGGCTGGATGTCGACCGTAATCACTAAGGGAAATACCCGACAGCTTACGATGGATCAATTAGGTGCAGTAGCGGCCGGCGGTACGGCAAAATTAGAGTTTGGCTTGGTAGGCAGATCCGCAAGCGCACATGCTACGAGGATATATGCCGGACCGACCTCAACCACCAAGCGGCTTTTAGGGACGATAAATTTTTCAGGATATGAATATCCCCAACAGTCCCTGAATCTGGCAATGTCTGATTTCAATCCTGACGGAAGCATTGTTCTTTCCTTCGAGTCAGCCGGATCAGAGTCAGTGGATAATGTGTCGGTGGCTTTTGCCAAAATCACCTTTCAAAACAATGTGCGCTCAGGTGATTTTGCTTCAGAGCTTTTTATTTCTCCTGCCGGAATTGGGCGGATTCAGCTTTCCCAGCTTTCAGGTACCTATTCCGCATTGGAAATTTCTGATTGGGATAACCCCACGAAAGTACAATTGACGGAAAGCGGTGAGGCACTTTCGTTTAGGGCCGCAGTGCCCAATGATTCCAGTAAGATATGGGTTCAAAATGAGGAAACCGTCACTTGGGTATCAGCCTTGGAACCGGTAAGATTCAGAAACTACCTTGCTCAGCCTGCCAGTTATATCTTGGTAGGCCATCATGTGCTGGAGCAGCCTACCAACCAATTTGACAATCCCCTGAAAGCCTATGCCCAGCATAGGGCTTCACCGGCAGGGGGTGGGTTCGATACCTTGACGGTGAAGGTGGAGGATTTATACAATCAGTTTGCTTATGGAGAATATTCTCCTTTAGCTATTTATGAGTTTTTGAGAGCGTATTATCCTGCTCATAAGCCCACACACATGCTTTTTGCGGGTAGATCACTGGCGATGTATTCTACCGCCCGTGCCGGTGGGGTGACTTATTTCTACAGAAATAATCCTTCAGCATTTGGCTTTAGGGATTTGATTCCAGCAGGTGGATTTCCCTTTTCTGACAATAGTTATACTATTGGTCTTGATCCTTTCAAACCATTGACTCCGGCACTAGCTGTAGGTAGAATTCCGGCAAGAAATGCCCAACATTTGGCAAATTATCTAAGTAAGGCTATTGAAAAGGATGCCGTCGGGATTTCTGATTCCTGGCAGAAAGAATTGATCCATCTTAGCGGTGGCGTGTCGGAATTTGAACTGGATAGATACTATAATTTTTTGAATGGTTTTAAGACCACTGCAGAAGGGCTTTATTTGGGAGGAAAAGTGACTACGTATAGAAAGCGATCAAATTCCACTGTGGAAGTCATAGATATCACGGGGGATTTGAATGAAGGGAGGTCTATGCTCACTTTCTTTGGGCATGGAGCGCCGACGGTCATTGATATAGAAATCGGTTTTGCCTCTGATCCTACGTTGAATTATCAGAATAAAGGGAAGTATCCCGTGATGTTATTTAATGGGTGCGACTATGGGAGTGCCTTTGGCAACAGCTATACCCAGGGCGAGGACTGGGTGATCACCCCTGATAAAGGTGCTGCTTCAGTAATGGCAAATTCGGCTATCGGTGTGGATGTCTATCTGCGACGCTATTCTGATATGTTTTACAAAAATGCTTTTGGGGACAGTACATTGATCTATCGCACGCTGGGTGAGGTGAAGCAGAAAGCAGAGGAAGATTACATAGAGAATTACGGAATTACTCCGCTGTCTTACTCCCATATGGAGCAGATGATCAACTACGGTGATCCCGGACTTCGGATTTTTCCGGCTGACAAAGCTGACTATGCCATCAAGTTGGATGAGGTGTCGGTAGACAGCTTTGATGAACTACCTTTGTCGGTACTTTCGGATAGCTTGAAATTGAGCTTTGTGCTGAGGAATATAGGAAGAGTGGATACCGATTCCATAGCATATAAAGTCACTAGAAAATTGCCTGATGGGTCGGCTGAAGCATTTCCTCCAATTAAAATTCCTTATATAGCCAGAATAGATTCTTTGTTTTTTACCATTCCGAATACCGGACGGAATGCTGCCGGCGAAAATACATTTACCATAGAAATCAATGCTAAAATGGAAGTCGGAGAAATGACTTTTGCTAATAATTCTGTCTCTTATACGAAGTTTATTCCTCTTAGCGGAACATTGAATCTCTATCCGTTGGAGTATGGTATAGTCAATGGAACGGAGACAAAGCTGATCACCCAGATTCCCGGGAAAACCACTGAAGACCGCACTGTCATTATCCAGCTCGACACTGCGTCAAGTTTCAATTCAGCCTATCGTAAGGAAGTTCGTGTCACCACCCGCGGTTTGGCAGAGATGCCTTTGCCGCTAACTGTTTTCCCGGATAGCACTACGTTCTATTGGAGATCAAAATTTCAGGAAGCCAAACCCGGTGAATCTGATGCTTGGACGAACTCCAGCTTTTCCTACATTCCTTCGGGTGCTGAAGGCTGGACACAGCGCAGTACCTATCAGCTAGATGAGAACCAATTGATGAATTTAGAGTTCAGGGAATCGGACAGAAGCTGGAAATATGTGGATCAGCAAGCAAATATCGACGTGTTCACGGTAGGTGCGGGAGTAGACAGTCTTTCTTTTCGCAACACACAGTTCTATTTGAATCAGATTCCCCAGATCATAGATAATGTAAACAATGCCAATAGTCGATTGTGTCCAAATGGTTCCTTGGGTTTGGTTGCTTTTGAGCAAAAGAGCCTGATGCCTTATTTGGCGATTCCCGTACCCGGTTTTGATATTTTGGATTCCCGGACTTGTGGTCGGGTTCCACAGATGATACAGAGTATTCAGAATTCCTGGATCACCTCACCCGGACAGACTATGTTGGTGGATTATGTAAACAATGTGAAATCGGGGGATTATGTGGTGATTTTTTCCGTGGGCAATGTCACCTTTGAAGCCTGGCCTGATGTCGCTATTGAGAAACTAAAAGAATTCGGAGCAAGTGAAGCCACGCTTAGAGCTTTGAAAACAGGTGACCCCTACATCTTGTATGGCCGAAAAGGCATGCGTCCCGGAGAGGCGATAGAAATCGTGGGGGACAAGAATATGGAAGTGCCTTCATCCCAACAGACCCTTTCATTTGATACCGGACTTGCAGGCTACCTGACTTCCGGAATGATTCTGACACCAAGAGTAGGGCCGGCATCTTCTTGGGAGCGATTTTTTCAGAACGTCAACTCCAGAAGCTGGATCAATGAGGAAGAGAGGACTTATTTTGATATCATCGGTGTGAAGGGAAATGGTGAAGAAGAGCTGCTGATCGGGAATACCTTTGATCAGCAAATGGATCTCTCATTTATCAGTACAGAGACCTATCCTTACCTGAAACTGCGCTACAGCATGGATGATCCTGAGTCCACGGCACCGGCTCAGCTGGACAAGTGGCAGGTGAATTATATTGGGGTACCTGAGGGAGTTTTACTCTTGAAATCTGCCAAAGATCAGGTCAATCTCAGAGAAGGGGAGCCGGGACTCTTGGATTTGCAGTTCAAGAATATTTCGAAATACAACTTTTCGGATTCAATACAGGTGGATTGGAAAATGACCAATCTGACGAGCAAGAAAGTGGAAGAGTTTTCCAAGAAATTCCCTGCATTGAAAGCAGGTGAGGCATTTGACTTTACGATAGAATTCAATTCCATCGGGAAAGCAGGGGAGAATAGGTTGGAGATTTTTGCCAATCCCAGAATTCAGCGTGAGCAGACGTTCCGAAATAACCAGGTGGATATGGGCTCATACTTCATTGTGGAGGGAGATAATTCTACCGCACTGCTCGATGTGAATTTTGATGGGATTTACATTATGGACGGGGATATTGTCTCCCCGAATGTGCAGATTACCGCTCTTTTGAAAAATGAGCAAACCTTAATTTACAAAAAAGATACAGTTGGGTTGGATCTATATCTCAAGCAAAACTGTGAGGCCTGCGACCTCAAGCGGGTGAGTTTCTCCAATCCAAACCTGACTTGGACACCGGCTTCGGAAGAAGAGGATTTCAAGGTTTCGCTGATTCCAGGACCATTGGAAGATGGGATTTACACCCTTCGCATAGCAAATGAAGATTCTTCCGAACCCTATGAGATTACGTTTGAAGTGATCAATGAATCCCAGATCACCAATTTCTATCCCTATCCCAATCCATTCAGTACTTCTGTTCGGTTTGTCTTTACGGTGACGGGAATGGAAGTGCCCGATGAGATCAAGATTCAGATTATGACCGTGACCGGAAAAGTGGTTCGTGAGATCTTGCAGAATGAGCTGGGGCCGATCCGCATTGGCAATAACCTGACCGAATATGCTTGGGACGGCAAGGATGAATTTGGAGATCAGCTGGCAAACGGTGTGTATATTTATCGGGTGATGGTGCGGAAAAATGGGCAGTTTATGGAGCATAGACCGACAGCGGGAGATAAGGCTTTCAAGAAGGGCTATGGGAAGATGTATTTGCTGAGGTAG
- a CDS encoding PadR family transcriptional regulator: protein MNVANTQIQMRKGLLEFCVLHIISRGEVYTSDLIEELTQAQMIVVEGTLYPLLNRLKSASLVEYRWVESESGPPRKYYSITEEGKAFLDTLSRTWDSLVNSTLLITSKN from the coding sequence ATGAATGTCGCCAACACACAGATTCAAATGCGCAAAGGACTCTTGGAGTTTTGCGTGTTGCATATTATCTCCAGAGGCGAGGTTTATACTTCAGACCTGATCGAAGAGCTTACCCAAGCTCAAATGATCGTAGTGGAAGGCACGCTCTACCCACTTCTCAATAGACTGAAGTCTGCCTCATTGGTGGAATATCGCTGGGTAGAATCCGAATCCGGCCCACCGAGGAAATACTACTCCATCACGGAAGAGGGAAAAGCCTTTCTGGACACGCTTTCCCGCACTTGGGACTCGCTAGTCAATTCCACCCTTCTCATCACCTCAAAGAATTGA